A single window of Pyrus communis chromosome 10, drPyrComm1.1, whole genome shotgun sequence DNA harbors:
- the LOC137746692 gene encoding nuclear pore complex protein NUP1-like isoform X1 — MASAAREEKQKQAFEGLGAGGKFRKTPFRRTTQATPYDRPPTTLRNPSAANDGWLSKLVDPAQRLISNSAHRLFSSVFRKRLPPPQSPSTGVNHEANMKEKEEVTMDLSGVLRSTIDQCSDPSHPSTTDDGGKLTDLEQILEQKTFTRSEIDRLTALLHSRTVGMPIENLEKRSEGIPSKSAVSHDRKEEFPKTPLLDKNGIDSRLASNPVVSTSVLDEDVASPAELAKAYMGSRPSKVSPSMLGLRSQTHHEDSPILSSVPFPSKSPMMSLVPRNSGSEWAPQNGFVTPRSRGRSAIYSMARMPYSRVHTTSTFKGAGSTFNAYGGASSSQSVWEHSQPSGSKQGALKRRFSVLDSDIGSVGPIRRIRQKPNLLSSRGLSSPVSSTTILGATISSESAQNLWKPLSLGEPKHKALSENGDNAGPSTSFSTVPSKSSEMASKILEQLDKLVSPKEKSSESILHIVRDKSPTKLSPSMLHGQALKSLDHVDSSKFLDNALNNDNNNNCNSKLDVSAYHVIPDARDFTSQKKDKVRENGPHTIGALSDSSTILNGADSATEKKDILQNVKTTVSAASNSVHPPQKKRAFKMSAHEDFLDLDDDDDYNGVVSDSRGKAEATSTKNTPVYSDVKTSASPFVSSSSLPNVVATQPSFTYDIVDLPKESHAGLPTFNYGGNVTSVKGSDAATSLFEFVGSKSVDKVALPESAFTSSPAVGESVNVTFSHSNPETSSSVHAAESGATVVQPQRPGEAVGKNNSNAGDSFVIPKTTVSSPSAPSTTGIVSFGTPSSNSNMNNGSRPLFTSSAPSVFSNLTSPNSSGGMTLTANTNSVIATTAVTTNSSNGFSLVQAPSFSTTPTVKFELPTASTAVTPVPLNSPLESFEGKKKETFGGNNTQDKGLGNLSSTSFAGTSAAIPSAANQFQFSLFGTGSGSASIAQASSTATGIASVAQNSSTEPGSSASSLSHSFAGSTPFSIGSSIFGPTSTAKLPGSGTGTALGSSTSSLEPSSISSSTAPNIFAASWQPGKPPVFATAFNSTSSSTGLSYVASSVAPATNSAPIVSGGSSIAATTSTNSVPFVFGGSSTAAGTTNNVPSVFGGSSTAAGTTNNVPSVFGGSSSAAATTINAPITFGGSTVSSTNNNSGSLFQSSSGASLTSMFSFTSTAPTSAPSQPPFGNPNPVFPFGSPGNNDQMNMEDSMAEDTNQASTPTAPGFGQHFQFGQQPILNSQSASVFGGTPTAPAASPFQFAGQQNLTNPQNPNPFQASGSLGANQGLGGSFSVGSSGGDGDKSHRRIIKVKHNRPRKK, encoded by the exons atgGCGTCGGCCGCGCGGGAAGAGAAGCAGAAGCAGGCATTCGAAGGATTGGGTGCTGGTGGAAAGTTCCGGAAGACGCCGTTTCGACGGACTACCCAAGCGACACCGTACGATCGGCCACCAACGACTTTACGAAACCCTAGCGCCGCCAACGATGGCTGGCTCTCGAAACTCGTCGATCCGGCTCAGCGTCTTATCTCTAACAGCGCCCACCGCCTCTTCTCCTCCGTCTTTCGGAAACGCCTTCCTCCGCCTCAGTCGCCTTCGACAG GGGTAAATCATGAAGCAAatatgaaggagaaagaagaagttACAATG GATCTTTCTGGAGTGCTAAGAAGCACAATTGATCAATGTTCCGATCCAAGTCATCCAAGTACTACTGATGACGGAGGCAAGCTCACTGATCTTGAGCAAATTTTAGAGCAGAAAACCTTTACCAG ATCTGAAATTGATCGATTGACAGCGCTGTTGCATTCAAGAACTGTTGGCATGCCAATTGAGAATCTTGAGAAAAGGTCTGAAGGAATACCTTCAAAATCGGCGGTTTCTCATGACAGAAAGGAGGAATTTCCTAAAACTCCATTGCTGGACAAAAATGGGATTGATAGCCGCCTTGCTTCAAACCCTGTTGTTAGTACAAGT GTCCTTGATGAAGATGTTGCTTCTCCTGCAGAGCTCGCAAAAGCTTACATGGGCAGTAGGCCTTCAAAAGTATCTCCATCAATGTTAGGTTTGCGTAGTCAAACACACCATGAAGATTCACCTATTTTGAGCAGTGTACCATTTCCTTCAAAATCGCCAATGATGTCACTTGTGCCAAGGAATTCTGGCAGTGAGTGGGCTCCACAAAATGGTTTTGTGACCCCTAGATCTCGAGGCAGGTCTGCTATATACAGCATGGCTCGAATGCCATACTCTCGAGTTCACACGACGAGTACTTTCAAG GGTGCTGGGTCTACATTTAATGCTTATGGTGGTGCATCATCATCTCAGTCTGTATGGGAGCACAGCCAGCCTTCTGGATCTAAACAAGGC GCCTTGAAGCGCAGATTTTCAGTCCTAGACAGTGACATAGGATCTGTTGGTCCTATTCGCAgaattcgtcaaaaacctaaTCTTCTTTCTTCTAGAGGCTTGAGCTCACCAGTATCAAGCACTACAATTCTTGGGGCCACAATAAGTTCTGAGTCTGCTCAAAACTTGTGGAAGCCACTATCATTGGGTGAACCTAAGCACAAAGCATTATCAGAAAATGGAGACAATGCAGGTCCTAGTACAAGTTTCTCTACTGTTCCCTCAAAGTCCAGTGAAATGGCTTCCAAAATACTTGAGCAACTTGATAAGTTGGTCTCTCCAAAAGAGAAATCATCTGAGTCCATTCTACATATTGTGAGAGACAAATCGCCAACTAAGCTTTCACCATCAATGCTACACGGTCAGGCTCTGAAAAGCCTGGATCATGTGGATTCATCAAAATTTTTGGACAATGCacttaataatgataataataataattgtaattCTAAGTTGGATGTTTCCGCTTATCACGTGATACCAGATGCTCGAGACTTCACCTCTCAAAAGAAGGATAAGGTTAGAGAAAATGGCCCACATACGATTGGTGCTCTTTCTGACAGTTCAACTATACTAAATGGAGCAGATTCTGCAACAGAAAAGAAGGATATTTTGCAAAATGTTAAAACTACAGTATCTGCCGCATCAAACTCTGTTCATCCTCCACAAAAGAAACGGGCATTCAAGATGAGCGCACATGAG GATTTTCTGGATCTGGATGATGACGATGATTATAATGGGGTTGTATCCGATTCAAGAGGAAAGGCGGAGGCAACTTCGACCAAGAATACTCCAGTTTACTCTGACGTGAAGACTTCAGCTTCCCCTTTTGTATCTTCATCCAGCTTGCCCAATGTTGTAGCTACTCAGCCATCCTTTACATATGATATAGTTGATCTCCCAAAAGAATCACATGCTGGTCTTCCCACTTTTAACTATGGGGGTAATGTTACTTCAGTTAAGGGTTCAGATGCAGCTACTTCTCTGTTTGAGTTTGTTGGCTCTAAGAGTGTTGACAAAGTTGCACTGCCAGAGTCTGCTTTTACTTCGTCACCTGCAGTTGGTGAATCTGTCAACGTAACTTTCTCACACTCCAATCCTGAAACCTCAAGCAG TGTACATGCTGCTGAATCTGGTGCAACTGTTGTCCAACCACAAAGACCAGGTGAAGCTGTTGGTAAGAATAATTCAAATGCTGGAGACTCTTTTGTTATACCTAAAACTACTGTATCATCTCCATCTGCACCATCAACCACAGGCATAGTCTCCTTTGGCACCCCTTCCAGTAATTCAAATATGAATAATGGGTCAAGACCTCTATTTACTTCCTCCGCTCCTTCAGTATTCAGTAATTTGACAAGTCCAAATTCATCGGGTGGCATGACTCTCACTGCCAACACAAACAGTGTTATCGCTACAACTGCTGTCACCACCAACAGTAGCAACGGTTTTAGCTTGGTTCAAGCACCTTCATTTTCAACCACGCCTACGGTCAAATTTGAATTGCCTACTGCTTCAACTGCAGTCACGCCAGTTCCACTAAATTCGCCTTTGGAATCTTTTGAAGGCAAGAAAAAGGAAACATTTGGAGGCAACAACACACAAGACAAAGGCCTTGGTAATCTTAGCAGCACTTCGTTTGCTGGCACATCTGCTGCCATTCCAAGTGCTGCTAACCAGTTCCAGTTCTCTCTTTTTGGTACTGGCAGTGGATCTGCTTCTATTGCCCAGGCATCATCTACTGCAACCGGAATTGCATCTGTTGCACAGAATTCATCCACTGAACCTGGTTCGTCAGCATCCTCACTGTCACACAGCTTTGCGGGAAGTACACCTTTCTCTATTGGAAGTTCTATTTTTGGCCCAACGTCTACTGCCAAACTCCCTGGTTCAGGAACTGGTACTGCACTTGGTTCTTCTACTTCCTCATTGGAGCCCAGCTCCATTAGCTCTAGCACTGCCCCTAACATATTTGCTGCCAGTTGGCAACCTGGTAAACCTCCTGTATTTGCTACCGCTTTCAACTCTACATCTTCGTCAACTGGGCTTTCTTATGTAGCATCCTCCGTTGCTCCTGCTACTAACAGTGCGCCTATTGTATCTGGAGGATCCTCCATTGCTGCTACTACTAGCACTAACAGTGTGCCTTTTGTATTTGGAGGATCCTCGACTGCCGCTGGTACTACCAACAATGTGCCTTCTGTATTTGGAGGATCCTCGACTGCCGCTGGTACTACTAACAATGTGCCTTCTGTATTTGGAGGATCCTCGTCTGCCGCTGCTACTACTATCAATGCGCCTATTACTTTTGGAGGATCCACGGTTTCTTCTACAAATAACAACAGTGGATCTTTGTTTCAGTCATCCAGTGGTGCATCCTTAACTTCCATGTTCTCATTCACTTCAACCGCACCTACTAGTGCCCCGTCACAGCCTCCATTTGGCAACCCCAATCCTGTATTTCCATTTGGTTCCCCAGGTAATAATGATCAAATGAATATGGAAGACAGTATGGCCGAAGACACTAACCAGGCATCGACACCTACAGCCCCAGGTTTTGGTCAACATTTCCAGTTTGGTCAACAGCCAATTTTAAACTCACAATCTGCCTCTGTATTCGGAGGTACACCCACAGCCCCAGCAGCAAGTCCCTTCCAATTTGCAGGCCAACAGAACCTAACCAACCCACAGAACCCTAACCCATTTCAGGCTTCTGGTAGTTTGGGTGCGAATCAGGGGTTAGGGGGAAGCTTCTCAGTTGGCTccagtggtggtgatggtgacaAGTCTCACCGAAGAATAATTAAAGTTAAACACAACAGGCCCCGGAAGAAGTAA
- the LOC137746692 gene encoding nuclear pore complex protein NUP1-like isoform X2 translates to MASAAREEKQKQAFEGLGAGGKFRKTPFRRTTQATPYDRPPTTLRNPSAANDGWLSKLVDPAQRLISNSAHRLFSSVFRKRLPPPQSPSTGVNHEANMKEKEEVTMDLSGVLRSTIDQCSDPSHPSTTDDGGKLTDLEQILEQKTFTRSEIDRLTALLHSRTVGMPIENLEKRSEGIPSKSAVSHDRKEEFPKTPLLDKNGIDSRLASNPVVSTSVLDEDVASPAELAKAYMGSRPSKVSPSMLGLRSQTHHEDSPILSSVPFPSKSPMMSLVPRNSGSEWAPQNGFVTPRSRGRSAIYSMARMPYSRVHTTSTFKGAGSTFNAYGGASSSQSVWEHSQPSGSKQGALKRRFSVLDSDIGSVGPIRRIRQKPNLLSSRGLSSPVSSTTILGATISSESAQNLWKPLSLGEPKHKALSENGDNAGPSTSFSTVPSKSSEMASKILEQLDKLVSPKEKSSESILHIVRDKSPTKLSPSMLHDARDFTSQKKDKVRENGPHTIGALSDSSTILNGADSATEKKDILQNVKTTVSAASNSVHPPQKKRAFKMSAHEDFLDLDDDDDYNGVVSDSRGKAEATSTKNTPVYSDVKTSASPFVSSSSLPNVVATQPSFTYDIVDLPKESHAGLPTFNYGGNVTSVKGSDAATSLFEFVGSKSVDKVALPESAFTSSPAVGESVNVTFSHSNPETSSSVHAAESGATVVQPQRPGEAVGKNNSNAGDSFVIPKTTVSSPSAPSTTGIVSFGTPSSNSNMNNGSRPLFTSSAPSVFSNLTSPNSSGGMTLTANTNSVIATTAVTTNSSNGFSLVQAPSFSTTPTVKFELPTASTAVTPVPLNSPLESFEGKKKETFGGNNTQDKGLGNLSSTSFAGTSAAIPSAANQFQFSLFGTGSGSASIAQASSTATGIASVAQNSSTEPGSSASSLSHSFAGSTPFSIGSSIFGPTSTAKLPGSGTGTALGSSTSSLEPSSISSSTAPNIFAASWQPGKPPVFATAFNSTSSSTGLSYVASSVAPATNSAPIVSGGSSIAATTSTNSVPFVFGGSSTAAGTTNNVPSVFGGSSTAAGTTNNVPSVFGGSSSAAATTINAPITFGGSTVSSTNNNSGSLFQSSSGASLTSMFSFTSTAPTSAPSQPPFGNPNPVFPFGSPGNNDQMNMEDSMAEDTNQASTPTAPGFGQHFQFGQQPILNSQSASVFGGTPTAPAASPFQFAGQQNLTNPQNPNPFQASGSLGANQGLGGSFSVGSSGGDGDKSHRRIIKVKHNRPRKK, encoded by the exons atgGCGTCGGCCGCGCGGGAAGAGAAGCAGAAGCAGGCATTCGAAGGATTGGGTGCTGGTGGAAAGTTCCGGAAGACGCCGTTTCGACGGACTACCCAAGCGACACCGTACGATCGGCCACCAACGACTTTACGAAACCCTAGCGCCGCCAACGATGGCTGGCTCTCGAAACTCGTCGATCCGGCTCAGCGTCTTATCTCTAACAGCGCCCACCGCCTCTTCTCCTCCGTCTTTCGGAAACGCCTTCCTCCGCCTCAGTCGCCTTCGACAG GGGTAAATCATGAAGCAAatatgaaggagaaagaagaagttACAATG GATCTTTCTGGAGTGCTAAGAAGCACAATTGATCAATGTTCCGATCCAAGTCATCCAAGTACTACTGATGACGGAGGCAAGCTCACTGATCTTGAGCAAATTTTAGAGCAGAAAACCTTTACCAG ATCTGAAATTGATCGATTGACAGCGCTGTTGCATTCAAGAACTGTTGGCATGCCAATTGAGAATCTTGAGAAAAGGTCTGAAGGAATACCTTCAAAATCGGCGGTTTCTCATGACAGAAAGGAGGAATTTCCTAAAACTCCATTGCTGGACAAAAATGGGATTGATAGCCGCCTTGCTTCAAACCCTGTTGTTAGTACAAGT GTCCTTGATGAAGATGTTGCTTCTCCTGCAGAGCTCGCAAAAGCTTACATGGGCAGTAGGCCTTCAAAAGTATCTCCATCAATGTTAGGTTTGCGTAGTCAAACACACCATGAAGATTCACCTATTTTGAGCAGTGTACCATTTCCTTCAAAATCGCCAATGATGTCACTTGTGCCAAGGAATTCTGGCAGTGAGTGGGCTCCACAAAATGGTTTTGTGACCCCTAGATCTCGAGGCAGGTCTGCTATATACAGCATGGCTCGAATGCCATACTCTCGAGTTCACACGACGAGTACTTTCAAG GGTGCTGGGTCTACATTTAATGCTTATGGTGGTGCATCATCATCTCAGTCTGTATGGGAGCACAGCCAGCCTTCTGGATCTAAACAAGGC GCCTTGAAGCGCAGATTTTCAGTCCTAGACAGTGACATAGGATCTGTTGGTCCTATTCGCAgaattcgtcaaaaacctaaTCTTCTTTCTTCTAGAGGCTTGAGCTCACCAGTATCAAGCACTACAATTCTTGGGGCCACAATAAGTTCTGAGTCTGCTCAAAACTTGTGGAAGCCACTATCATTGGGTGAACCTAAGCACAAAGCATTATCAGAAAATGGAGACAATGCAGGTCCTAGTACAAGTTTCTCTACTGTTCCCTCAAAGTCCAGTGAAATGGCTTCCAAAATACTTGAGCAACTTGATAAGTTGGTCTCTCCAAAAGAGAAATCATCTGAGTCCATTCTACATATTGTGAGAGACAAATCGCCAACTAAGCTTTCACCATCAATGCTACACG ATGCTCGAGACTTCACCTCTCAAAAGAAGGATAAGGTTAGAGAAAATGGCCCACATACGATTGGTGCTCTTTCTGACAGTTCAACTATACTAAATGGAGCAGATTCTGCAACAGAAAAGAAGGATATTTTGCAAAATGTTAAAACTACAGTATCTGCCGCATCAAACTCTGTTCATCCTCCACAAAAGAAACGGGCATTCAAGATGAGCGCACATGAG GATTTTCTGGATCTGGATGATGACGATGATTATAATGGGGTTGTATCCGATTCAAGAGGAAAGGCGGAGGCAACTTCGACCAAGAATACTCCAGTTTACTCTGACGTGAAGACTTCAGCTTCCCCTTTTGTATCTTCATCCAGCTTGCCCAATGTTGTAGCTACTCAGCCATCCTTTACATATGATATAGTTGATCTCCCAAAAGAATCACATGCTGGTCTTCCCACTTTTAACTATGGGGGTAATGTTACTTCAGTTAAGGGTTCAGATGCAGCTACTTCTCTGTTTGAGTTTGTTGGCTCTAAGAGTGTTGACAAAGTTGCACTGCCAGAGTCTGCTTTTACTTCGTCACCTGCAGTTGGTGAATCTGTCAACGTAACTTTCTCACACTCCAATCCTGAAACCTCAAGCAG TGTACATGCTGCTGAATCTGGTGCAACTGTTGTCCAACCACAAAGACCAGGTGAAGCTGTTGGTAAGAATAATTCAAATGCTGGAGACTCTTTTGTTATACCTAAAACTACTGTATCATCTCCATCTGCACCATCAACCACAGGCATAGTCTCCTTTGGCACCCCTTCCAGTAATTCAAATATGAATAATGGGTCAAGACCTCTATTTACTTCCTCCGCTCCTTCAGTATTCAGTAATTTGACAAGTCCAAATTCATCGGGTGGCATGACTCTCACTGCCAACACAAACAGTGTTATCGCTACAACTGCTGTCACCACCAACAGTAGCAACGGTTTTAGCTTGGTTCAAGCACCTTCATTTTCAACCACGCCTACGGTCAAATTTGAATTGCCTACTGCTTCAACTGCAGTCACGCCAGTTCCACTAAATTCGCCTTTGGAATCTTTTGAAGGCAAGAAAAAGGAAACATTTGGAGGCAACAACACACAAGACAAAGGCCTTGGTAATCTTAGCAGCACTTCGTTTGCTGGCACATCTGCTGCCATTCCAAGTGCTGCTAACCAGTTCCAGTTCTCTCTTTTTGGTACTGGCAGTGGATCTGCTTCTATTGCCCAGGCATCATCTACTGCAACCGGAATTGCATCTGTTGCACAGAATTCATCCACTGAACCTGGTTCGTCAGCATCCTCACTGTCACACAGCTTTGCGGGAAGTACACCTTTCTCTATTGGAAGTTCTATTTTTGGCCCAACGTCTACTGCCAAACTCCCTGGTTCAGGAACTGGTACTGCACTTGGTTCTTCTACTTCCTCATTGGAGCCCAGCTCCATTAGCTCTAGCACTGCCCCTAACATATTTGCTGCCAGTTGGCAACCTGGTAAACCTCCTGTATTTGCTACCGCTTTCAACTCTACATCTTCGTCAACTGGGCTTTCTTATGTAGCATCCTCCGTTGCTCCTGCTACTAACAGTGCGCCTATTGTATCTGGAGGATCCTCCATTGCTGCTACTACTAGCACTAACAGTGTGCCTTTTGTATTTGGAGGATCCTCGACTGCCGCTGGTACTACCAACAATGTGCCTTCTGTATTTGGAGGATCCTCGACTGCCGCTGGTACTACTAACAATGTGCCTTCTGTATTTGGAGGATCCTCGTCTGCCGCTGCTACTACTATCAATGCGCCTATTACTTTTGGAGGATCCACGGTTTCTTCTACAAATAACAACAGTGGATCTTTGTTTCAGTCATCCAGTGGTGCATCCTTAACTTCCATGTTCTCATTCACTTCAACCGCACCTACTAGTGCCCCGTCACAGCCTCCATTTGGCAACCCCAATCCTGTATTTCCATTTGGTTCCCCAGGTAATAATGATCAAATGAATATGGAAGACAGTATGGCCGAAGACACTAACCAGGCATCGACACCTACAGCCCCAGGTTTTGGTCAACATTTCCAGTTTGGTCAACAGCCAATTTTAAACTCACAATCTGCCTCTGTATTCGGAGGTACACCCACAGCCCCAGCAGCAAGTCCCTTCCAATTTGCAGGCCAACAGAACCTAACCAACCCACAGAACCCTAACCCATTTCAGGCTTCTGGTAGTTTGGGTGCGAATCAGGGGTTAGGGGGAAGCTTCTCAGTTGGCTccagtggtggtgatggtgacaAGTCTCACCGAAGAATAATTAAAGTTAAACACAACAGGCCCCGGAAGAAGTAA
- the LOC137746692 gene encoding nuclear pore complex protein NUP1-like isoform X3 gives MGSRPSKVSPSMLGLRSQTHHEDSPILSSVPFPSKSPMMSLVPRNSGSEWAPQNGFVTPRSRGRSAIYSMARMPYSRVHTTSTFKGAGSTFNAYGGASSSQSVWEHSQPSGSKQGALKRRFSVLDSDIGSVGPIRRIRQKPNLLSSRGLSSPVSSTTILGATISSESAQNLWKPLSLGEPKHKALSENGDNAGPSTSFSTVPSKSSEMASKILEQLDKLVSPKEKSSESILHIVRDKSPTKLSPSMLHGQALKSLDHVDSSKFLDNALNNDNNNNCNSKLDVSAYHVIPDARDFTSQKKDKVRENGPHTIGALSDSSTILNGADSATEKKDILQNVKTTVSAASNSVHPPQKKRAFKMSAHEDFLDLDDDDDYNGVVSDSRGKAEATSTKNTPVYSDVKTSASPFVSSSSLPNVVATQPSFTYDIVDLPKESHAGLPTFNYGGNVTSVKGSDAATSLFEFVGSKSVDKVALPESAFTSSPAVGESVNVTFSHSNPETSSSVHAAESGATVVQPQRPGEAVGKNNSNAGDSFVIPKTTVSSPSAPSTTGIVSFGTPSSNSNMNNGSRPLFTSSAPSVFSNLTSPNSSGGMTLTANTNSVIATTAVTTNSSNGFSLVQAPSFSTTPTVKFELPTASTAVTPVPLNSPLESFEGKKKETFGGNNTQDKGLGNLSSTSFAGTSAAIPSAANQFQFSLFGTGSGSASIAQASSTATGIASVAQNSSTEPGSSASSLSHSFAGSTPFSIGSSIFGPTSTAKLPGSGTGTALGSSTSSLEPSSISSSTAPNIFAASWQPGKPPVFATAFNSTSSSTGLSYVASSVAPATNSAPIVSGGSSIAATTSTNSVPFVFGGSSTAAGTTNNVPSVFGGSSTAAGTTNNVPSVFGGSSSAAATTINAPITFGGSTVSSTNNNSGSLFQSSSGASLTSMFSFTSTAPTSAPSQPPFGNPNPVFPFGSPGNNDQMNMEDSMAEDTNQASTPTAPGFGQHFQFGQQPILNSQSASVFGGTPTAPAASPFQFAGQQNLTNPQNPNPFQASGSLGANQGLGGSFSVGSSGGDGDKSHRRIIKVKHNRPRKK, from the exons ATGGGCAGTAGGCCTTCAAAAGTATCTCCATCAATGTTAGGTTTGCGTAGTCAAACACACCATGAAGATTCACCTATTTTGAGCAGTGTACCATTTCCTTCAAAATCGCCAATGATGTCACTTGTGCCAAGGAATTCTGGCAGTGAGTGGGCTCCACAAAATGGTTTTGTGACCCCTAGATCTCGAGGCAGGTCTGCTATATACAGCATGGCTCGAATGCCATACTCTCGAGTTCACACGACGAGTACTTTCAAG GGTGCTGGGTCTACATTTAATGCTTATGGTGGTGCATCATCATCTCAGTCTGTATGGGAGCACAGCCAGCCTTCTGGATCTAAACAAGGC GCCTTGAAGCGCAGATTTTCAGTCCTAGACAGTGACATAGGATCTGTTGGTCCTATTCGCAgaattcgtcaaaaacctaaTCTTCTTTCTTCTAGAGGCTTGAGCTCACCAGTATCAAGCACTACAATTCTTGGGGCCACAATAAGTTCTGAGTCTGCTCAAAACTTGTGGAAGCCACTATCATTGGGTGAACCTAAGCACAAAGCATTATCAGAAAATGGAGACAATGCAGGTCCTAGTACAAGTTTCTCTACTGTTCCCTCAAAGTCCAGTGAAATGGCTTCCAAAATACTTGAGCAACTTGATAAGTTGGTCTCTCCAAAAGAGAAATCATCTGAGTCCATTCTACATATTGTGAGAGACAAATCGCCAACTAAGCTTTCACCATCAATGCTACACGGTCAGGCTCTGAAAAGCCTGGATCATGTGGATTCATCAAAATTTTTGGACAATGCacttaataatgataataataataattgtaattCTAAGTTGGATGTTTCCGCTTATCACGTGATACCAGATGCTCGAGACTTCACCTCTCAAAAGAAGGATAAGGTTAGAGAAAATGGCCCACATACGATTGGTGCTCTTTCTGACAGTTCAACTATACTAAATGGAGCAGATTCTGCAACAGAAAAGAAGGATATTTTGCAAAATGTTAAAACTACAGTATCTGCCGCATCAAACTCTGTTCATCCTCCACAAAAGAAACGGGCATTCAAGATGAGCGCACATGAG GATTTTCTGGATCTGGATGATGACGATGATTATAATGGGGTTGTATCCGATTCAAGAGGAAAGGCGGAGGCAACTTCGACCAAGAATACTCCAGTTTACTCTGACGTGAAGACTTCAGCTTCCCCTTTTGTATCTTCATCCAGCTTGCCCAATGTTGTAGCTACTCAGCCATCCTTTACATATGATATAGTTGATCTCCCAAAAGAATCACATGCTGGTCTTCCCACTTTTAACTATGGGGGTAATGTTACTTCAGTTAAGGGTTCAGATGCAGCTACTTCTCTGTTTGAGTTTGTTGGCTCTAAGAGTGTTGACAAAGTTGCACTGCCAGAGTCTGCTTTTACTTCGTCACCTGCAGTTGGTGAATCTGTCAACGTAACTTTCTCACACTCCAATCCTGAAACCTCAAGCAG TGTACATGCTGCTGAATCTGGTGCAACTGTTGTCCAACCACAAAGACCAGGTGAAGCTGTTGGTAAGAATAATTCAAATGCTGGAGACTCTTTTGTTATACCTAAAACTACTGTATCATCTCCATCTGCACCATCAACCACAGGCATAGTCTCCTTTGGCACCCCTTCCAGTAATTCAAATATGAATAATGGGTCAAGACCTCTATTTACTTCCTCCGCTCCTTCAGTATTCAGTAATTTGACAAGTCCAAATTCATCGGGTGGCATGACTCTCACTGCCAACACAAACAGTGTTATCGCTACAACTGCTGTCACCACCAACAGTAGCAACGGTTTTAGCTTGGTTCAAGCACCTTCATTTTCAACCACGCCTACGGTCAAATTTGAATTGCCTACTGCTTCAACTGCAGTCACGCCAGTTCCACTAAATTCGCCTTTGGAATCTTTTGAAGGCAAGAAAAAGGAAACATTTGGAGGCAACAACACACAAGACAAAGGCCTTGGTAATCTTAGCAGCACTTCGTTTGCTGGCACATCTGCTGCCATTCCAAGTGCTGCTAACCAGTTCCAGTTCTCTCTTTTTGGTACTGGCAGTGGATCTGCTTCTATTGCCCAGGCATCATCTACTGCAACCGGAATTGCATCTGTTGCACAGAATTCATCCACTGAACCTGGTTCGTCAGCATCCTCACTGTCACACAGCTTTGCGGGAAGTACACCTTTCTCTATTGGAAGTTCTATTTTTGGCCCAACGTCTACTGCCAAACTCCCTGGTTCAGGAACTGGTACTGCACTTGGTTCTTCTACTTCCTCATTGGAGCCCAGCTCCATTAGCTCTAGCACTGCCCCTAACATATTTGCTGCCAGTTGGCAACCTGGTAAACCTCCTGTATTTGCTACCGCTTTCAACTCTACATCTTCGTCAACTGGGCTTTCTTATGTAGCATCCTCCGTTGCTCCTGCTACTAACAGTGCGCCTATTGTATCTGGAGGATCCTCCATTGCTGCTACTACTAGCACTAACAGTGTGCCTTTTGTATTTGGAGGATCCTCGACTGCCGCTGGTACTACCAACAATGTGCCTTCTGTATTTGGAGGATCCTCGACTGCCGCTGGTACTACTAACAATGTGCCTTCTGTATTTGGAGGATCCTCGTCTGCCGCTGCTACTACTATCAATGCGCCTATTACTTTTGGAGGATCCACGGTTTCTTCTACAAATAACAACAGTGGATCTTTGTTTCAGTCATCCAGTGGTGCATCCTTAACTTCCATGTTCTCATTCACTTCAACCGCACCTACTAGTGCCCCGTCACAGCCTCCATTTGGCAACCCCAATCCTGTATTTCCATTTGGTTCCCCAGGTAATAATGATCAAATGAATATGGAAGACAGTATGGCCGAAGACACTAACCAGGCATCGACACCTACAGCCCCAGGTTTTGGTCAACATTTCCAGTTTGGTCAACAGCCAATTTTAAACTCACAATCTGCCTCTGTATTCGGAGGTACACCCACAGCCCCAGCAGCAAGTCCCTTCCAATTTGCAGGCCAACAGAACCTAACCAACCCACAGAACCCTAACCCATTTCAGGCTTCTGGTAGTTTGGGTGCGAATCAGGGGTTAGGGGGAAGCTTCTCAGTTGGCTccagtggtggtgatggtgacaAGTCTCACCGAAGAATAATTAAAGTTAAACACAACAGGCCCCGGAAGAAGTAA